In Dama dama isolate Ldn47 chromosome 9, ASM3311817v1, whole genome shotgun sequence, the following proteins share a genomic window:
- the GCSAML gene encoding germinal center-associated signaling and motility-like protein, with protein sequence MGNNLMREISCLKDNQKELGKVSPDVKRKRQEVTTYEIENQGQDKKKSKGVPSTSNQENKNVSGCEEVCYSVINHRPYRRPSLNSNDDGYENVAKRVRPLREGPETEYALLRKPCTIRSSSCTAENDYEIVLPQ encoded by the exons TTGCTTGAAAGACAATCAAAAGGAGCTTGGGAAGGTAAGCCCAGACGTGAAAAGAAAACG GCAGGAAGTGACTACATATGAGATAGAAAATCAAGGTCAAGATAAGAAGAAAA GTAAAGGTGTTCCATCCACTTCTAATCAG GAAAATAAGAATGTCAGTGGTTGTGAAGAAGTATGTTACTCTGTCATTAATCACAGGCCCTATCGGAGACCCTCCCTGAACTCCAACGATGATGGTTATGAGAATGTCGCAAAGAGAGTGAGACCATTAAGGGAAGGGCCAGAAACAGAATATGCCCTTCTCAGGAAACCTTGCACTATTAGGTCTTCTTCCTGTACAGCTGAGAATGATTATGAAATTGTGCTTCCTCAATAG